The following proteins are encoded in a genomic region of Desulfomonile tiedjei:
- the egtD gene encoding L-histidine N(alpha)-methyltransferase, with the protein MHTAAAAQETQLEVRNYLSDKLNVQMAMDVALGLTSDQKCLPSKYFYDARGSSLFERICHLPEYYLTRKELLLLKKFAGAFTRNFENGDLVELGSGANWKVRMLLDAMTPSARSGIRYVPVDVSEPAIVSASSDLARLYPELTVEPLVADFTTDLHRMPFDRMKLVLLFGSTIGNLDEDDAGKFLSSIRDCLGSGDRFLLGLDMVKSVQVLEAAYNDSQRVTEAFNKNILLVLNKHLLGNLNPSDFDHVAFFNESKERVEMHLRANRRVRVVFGAIRFSVTIEKGETIQTEICRKFRREAVEEIMNQAGLQVSGWYSDASNWFSIAEIVRD; encoded by the coding sequence ATGCATACAGCCGCAGCGGCCCAAGAGACACAATTGGAAGTTCGGAATTACCTTAGCGACAAGCTAAACGTACAAATGGCCATGGACGTGGCGCTAGGACTAACCTCGGATCAGAAATGCCTTCCGAGCAAATATTTTTACGATGCCAGAGGATCGAGCCTGTTTGAGCGTATCTGTCATTTGCCGGAGTATTATTTGACGCGCAAGGAATTGCTTTTGTTGAAGAAGTTTGCGGGTGCGTTCACCAGGAATTTTGAAAACGGTGATCTGGTGGAGTTGGGTTCCGGTGCAAACTGGAAGGTTCGGATGCTGCTGGACGCAATGACCCCCTCCGCACGTTCCGGCATCCGTTACGTCCCCGTGGATGTGAGTGAGCCCGCGATTGTCTCGGCGTCCAGTGACCTAGCACGGCTTTATCCGGAACTAACCGTCGAGCCTCTTGTTGCCGATTTCACAACGGACCTTCACAGAATGCCCTTCGATCGAATGAAACTCGTTCTGCTATTCGGAAGTACGATCGGAAACCTGGATGAGGACGATGCCGGCAAGTTCTTGTCTTCGATACGGGATTGCCTCGGGAGCGGGGACCGGTTCCTTCTCGGACTGGACATGGTGAAGTCCGTGCAGGTTCTGGAGGCGGCGTACAATGATTCGCAGAGAGTCACTGAAGCGTTCAACAAGAACATATTGCTGGTTCTGAACAAGCACCTGTTGGGAAATCTCAATCCCTCGGATTTCGACCACGTTGCCTTTTTCAATGAAAGCAAAGAGCGTGTGGAGATGCATCTCAGAGCAAATCGCCGCGTCAGAGTGGTTTTTGGAGCCATCAGGTTTTCTGTGACAATTGAAAAAGGTGAGACAATTCAAACAGAGATCTGCCGGAAGTTCAGACGGGAAGCTGTGGAAGAAATCATGAACCAAGCGGGACTGCAAGTGTCCGGCTGGTACTCCGATGCGAGTAATTGGTTTTCAATTGCCGAAATTGTCCGAGACTGA
- a CDS encoding efflux RND transporter permease subunit, whose translation MWIVRLALRRPYTVAVMSLLILVLGLLSLSRMVVDIFPAINIPVVIVVWNYPGLSPEDMERRVVIISERAYSTTVNGIEKIESQSIPSIGMIKVYFQPSTDIGAAIAQITAVSNTILRIAPPGIQPPVVIQFDASNVPVAQLTVSSETLPEQQLFDYGLNFIRVRLFTVPGLSTPAPFGGKNRQIMVDIDPDALAARGLSPGDVVTALQSSNVIIPAGTARIGKIDYNILLNSSPRLVDQFNEIPLKVVDNAPVYLGDVARVSDSFAVQNNIVRINGKRATYLAILKHSDASTIAVVEATRDQLPIIKETAPEGMELKIAFDQSVFVRSAIEAVVQEAVLASILVSLMILVFLGSLRSMVIVVISIPLAIFTSIVGLNLTGHTINLMTLGGLALAVGMLVDDATVEVENIHRNRGMGKPLTVAILDGARQVAVPAIVATLSICVVFFPVVLLYGPAKFLFTPLALAVVIAMLASYLLSRTLVPTIARMLMGEDSPEKPPGAAADGTQQSGLSRCFQSLNRRRDVAFESFRSSYGRLLNTALTHRIFTLVAGGIMVIISMGLVFVVGMDFFPSVDAGLMKLHFRAPPGTRIEETEKMVAQIEERIRELIPGEEIETINVMIGIPIFYNLAFVQTDNIGGMDADILIALKKGHRPSAMYRQKLRDALNHEFPGSSFYFQPADIVTRILNFGLISPVDVQIEYPDFSKSYPIALKLRDAMMAIPGLADVHINQVLDYPSLQVDVDRVRAAKLGMSQRDVANSVLISLSSSALVAPSFYLNPENNVNYTVAVQVPIQQVKSIESLQTIPLTPPSAAALLQSPRIPAPTEVPELQAQTLANVGTIYHRISPENISHYTVQRVLNVDATVEGRDLGSVTRDIEKRIKELGTLPPGMHITVRGQNEVMYHSFRSLGLGLILAVVLVYFLMVVLFQSWLDPFIIMMAIPGALAGILWMLALTGTTINVESLMGSIMAIGIATSNSILLVSFANDYRVENPKASPAEAAIGAAKTRLRPVLMTALAMILGMLPMALALGEAGEQNAPLGRAVIGGLILATVVTLFGVPVIYSMLRKKFPTKHLLEARFRAEERGEKFIPGSNE comes from the coding sequence ATGTGGATAGTCAGACTTGCCTTAAGGCGTCCATACACGGTAGCGGTAATGTCGCTGCTCATTCTGGTTCTCGGACTTCTTTCATTGAGCCGGATGGTCGTGGACATCTTTCCGGCCATCAATATCCCGGTGGTAATTGTTGTGTGGAACTATCCGGGTCTTTCCCCGGAGGACATGGAACGGCGTGTCGTAATTATTAGTGAACGAGCCTATTCCACCACGGTAAACGGCATCGAAAAGATAGAATCGCAATCCATTCCCAGTATCGGGATGATCAAGGTTTATTTTCAGCCCAGCACGGATATCGGCGCTGCAATTGCCCAAATTACGGCGGTTTCCAACACGATACTGAGGATCGCGCCGCCCGGAATCCAGCCGCCTGTAGTCATACAATTCGACGCGTCCAATGTGCCTGTGGCTCAGTTGACCGTATCCAGCGAGACACTCCCGGAACAACAACTGTTCGACTACGGGCTCAACTTTATTCGGGTCCGGCTGTTCACTGTCCCCGGTCTGTCCACCCCCGCTCCGTTCGGCGGCAAAAATAGGCAAATAATGGTGGACATCGACCCTGATGCGCTGGCAGCCAGGGGCCTCTCGCCCGGTGACGTGGTCACCGCTCTGCAATCCTCGAACGTGATCATACCGGCCGGAACAGCCCGTATAGGGAAAATTGATTACAACATTCTGCTGAATTCGAGTCCTCGCCTGGTCGATCAATTTAACGAAATCCCGTTGAAGGTCGTTGACAACGCGCCTGTCTATTTGGGCGACGTGGCTCGCGTGTCCGACAGCTTTGCGGTGCAGAACAACATAGTCCGAATCAATGGGAAGCGGGCCACCTATTTGGCCATTCTCAAACACTCGGACGCCTCCACCATTGCGGTGGTTGAAGCCACTCGAGACCAGTTGCCGATAATAAAGGAAACCGCGCCGGAAGGCATGGAACTCAAGATTGCCTTCGATCAATCCGTCTTTGTCCGGTCGGCCATTGAGGCGGTCGTTCAGGAGGCGGTTCTGGCTTCCATACTGGTATCACTTATGATTTTGGTCTTTCTCGGAAGCCTTCGTAGTATGGTGATTGTCGTCATTTCCATCCCGCTGGCTATCTTCACCTCGATTGTAGGCCTAAACCTGACCGGACACACCATCAATCTGATGACCCTTGGAGGCTTGGCCTTAGCTGTCGGGATGCTGGTGGATGACGCCACGGTAGAAGTGGAGAACATCCATCGCAATCGAGGCATGGGAAAACCATTGACAGTGGCGATCTTGGACGGCGCTAGGCAGGTGGCGGTCCCGGCCATTGTGGCCACGCTTTCTATTTGCGTGGTATTTTTCCCTGTTGTTCTGCTTTATGGGCCGGCCAAATTCCTTTTCACGCCGTTGGCGTTAGCCGTTGTCATCGCCATGCTGGCATCTTATCTCCTGTCTCGAACTCTCGTGCCTACCATAGCAAGAATGCTCATGGGAGAAGACAGCCCCGAAAAGCCGCCAGGCGCGGCGGCGGACGGTACGCAACAGAGCGGCCTTTCACGATGCTTTCAGAGCCTGAATCGACGGCGAGACGTCGCCTTTGAAAGCTTCCGCTCTTCGTACGGCCGATTACTGAATACCGCACTGACGCACCGCATCTTCACTCTTGTCGCGGGCGGAATCATGGTCATTATAAGCATGGGACTGGTTTTCGTGGTGGGGATGGACTTTTTTCCGTCCGTGGATGCCGGCTTGATGAAACTTCATTTCCGCGCTCCTCCCGGCACACGTATCGAGGAAACGGAAAAGATGGTGGCTCAGATCGAGGAACGGATTCGCGAACTGATTCCGGGTGAAGAAATTGAGACAATTAACGTCATGATAGGCATACCCATATTCTATAACCTGGCTTTTGTGCAAACCGACAATATCGGCGGGATGGATGCGGATATTCTAATTGCGTTGAAAAAGGGCCACCGCCCGTCAGCAATGTATAGACAGAAACTTCGAGACGCACTAAATCACGAATTTCCTGGTTCGAGCTTCTATTTTCAGCCTGCTGATATCGTTACTCGGATCTTGAATTTCGGCCTTATTTCGCCGGTCGATGTGCAGATCGAATACCCGGATTTCAGCAAATCGTACCCCATTGCGCTTAAACTTAGGGATGCAATGATGGCAATTCCGGGTTTGGCCGACGTCCACATCAATCAGGTGCTGGACTACCCCTCGCTGCAAGTCGACGTGGATAGAGTGCGAGCGGCCAAGCTCGGCATGAGCCAGCGAGACGTAGCCAACAGCGTGCTTATTTCCCTGTCTTCGAGCGCCCTGGTTGCCCCCAGTTTTTATCTTAACCCGGAAAACAATGTTAACTATACGGTCGCGGTCCAAGTGCCCATCCAGCAGGTCAAGTCAATTGAAAGCCTGCAAACGATTCCTTTGACACCGCCGTCGGCTGCTGCGTTGCTTCAGTCCCCCCGCATTCCCGCTCCGACCGAGGTGCCTGAGCTACAGGCCCAAACGTTGGCCAATGTGGGAACGATTTACCATCGGATAAGCCCGGAAAACATATCCCACTACACGGTACAGAGAGTGCTAAATGTAGACGCGACTGTCGAGGGCAGAGATCTGGGGTCCGTGACACGAGATATCGAGAAAAGAATCAAGGAGTTGGGAACCCTTCCGCCTGGGATGCACATTACGGTCCGCGGGCAAAATGAAGTTATGTACCATTCCTTTCGAAGCCTGGGCCTGGGCCTGATCCTGGCCGTTGTGCTTGTCTACTTTCTGATGGTAGTGCTGTTTCAGTCTTGGCTGGACCCGTTTATTATTATGATGGCAATCCCCGGGGCCCTGGCTGGAATTCTATGGATGCTCGCTCTTACCGGCACAACTATCAACGTGGAATCATTGATGGGCTCGATCATGGCAATAGGAATCGCCACGTCAAATTCGATTCTTCTGGTCAGCTTTGCGAACGATTACCGGGTCGAAAACCCAAAGGCTTCGCCTGCCGAAGCCGCGATAGGAGCCGCTAAGACCCGGTTGCGGCCCGTCCTGATGACTGCCCTTGCTATGATCCTTGGCATGCTGCCTATGGCGTTGGCCCTGGGTGAAGCAGGGGAGCAGAACGCGCCGCTGGGACGAGCCGTGATAGGCGGTCTGATATTGGCAACCGTGGTCACACTCTTTGGGGTACCTGTGATTTACTCAATGTTGCGCAAGAAATTCCCGACCAAGCATCTGCTGGAAGCGCGATTCCGAGCGGAAGAGCGGGGAGAAAAGTTCATACCGGGGTCCAATGAATAG
- a CDS encoding efflux RND transporter periplasmic adaptor subunit: protein MNRADSNTERRGVNYFFAGGVAAIVLGLLLLIVLVWVQESNVRSEARAREAALAAGKRVRVVAAKPGNPERTVSLAGEARAYAAVTLYAKVSGYLKDIKVDKGDKVEADQVLAIIESPELDRQYLAAVADAKNKRLDAERYRALLKSGSVSEQMADNIETTAKVAEENAAALKAQLEYLVVRAPFVGTVTARFVDPGALLQAAVTAQTTAQGVLSVSQTDRLRVYVYPDQRTASLVQVGDRAEVTDPSGSGTKLPATVSRTSGELDVKTRTLLVELEVDNREGKILAGSFVKVSLTVRTPPYVEIPVEALVMRSDKTFVAIPDDENKVTFREVTLSDSDGKLVKVSAGLKDGERVILGGGGGLSEGDKVQPIKEDSGKKGKPT, encoded by the coding sequence ATGAATAGAGCGGATTCCAATACCGAGCGCAGAGGCGTCAATTATTTTTTCGCGGGTGGGGTCGCAGCCATAGTGTTGGGCCTGCTGCTCTTGATTGTCCTGGTTTGGGTCCAAGAGTCCAATGTGCGCAGTGAGGCTCGGGCCAGGGAAGCCGCTCTGGCCGCGGGTAAGCGCGTTCGCGTTGTTGCTGCGAAACCCGGAAACCCGGAACGTACCGTTTCTCTGGCGGGTGAAGCGCGCGCTTACGCGGCAGTGACCCTTTACGCGAAGGTCAGTGGCTACCTGAAGGATATTAAGGTGGACAAGGGCGATAAGGTGGAGGCTGATCAGGTTCTGGCCATCATCGAATCCCCTGAGCTTGATCGTCAGTACCTTGCTGCGGTGGCAGATGCAAAGAACAAACGTCTCGATGCGGAACGCTACAGGGCGCTGCTCAAGAGCGGCTCTGTGTCGGAGCAAATGGCGGACAACATTGAAACCACGGCCAAAGTCGCGGAAGAGAACGCAGCAGCTCTGAAAGCCCAACTGGAATACCTGGTTGTTCGCGCGCCGTTCGTCGGCACCGTCACTGCTCGCTTCGTGGACCCCGGAGCGCTGTTGCAAGCTGCCGTGACTGCTCAAACTACCGCTCAGGGAGTGTTATCGGTCTCTCAAACCGACAGGCTGCGAGTCTATGTTTATCCGGACCAAAGGACTGCGAGCCTGGTTCAAGTGGGAGATCGGGCTGAAGTGACAGACCCTTCAGGATCGGGGACGAAACTGCCTGCCACCGTGAGCAGGACAAGCGGCGAACTGGATGTAAAGACCCGTACACTCTTGGTCGAACTTGAAGTGGACAATCGCGAGGGGAAGATATTGGCGGGAAGTTTTGTAAAGGTCTCTTTGACTGTCCGGACCCCTCCCTATGTTGAGATTCCCGTTGAGGCCTTGGTAATGCGAAGTGACAAGACCTTTGTGGCAATTCCCGATGATGAAAACAAAGTTACATTCCGCGAAGTTACCTTGTCCGACAGTGATGGCAAGTTGGTGAAAGTCTCCGCGGGGCTAAAGGACGGAGAGCGCGTAATTCTCGGTGGCGGTGGAGGCCTCTCTGAAGGGGATAAGGTCCAGCCGATTAAGGAAGACTCAGGCAAAAAAGGTAAACCGACATGA